The genomic region TCAAAGTTAGGTATCTCATGTTTCGCCGGATGCGCTGCATCCAACGAGAACTTTTGTGGTCCGTTAAGCCCATCaaattcttcatcactgTCCATCTCCAGAGCTGGATCGTAATCCATATACGAGTGCTCGAGCTTGCTGTTACCGTTAGGAAGGGGTACAGTAAATGTATTGGTGATGGGAGTAGTCCCGAGCGAAGAGAAGGTGGTAGCGTCAAGAGGGTTGGCATGGCTCTCACTTGCACGCGGAGTGAGGATATCTGAATGATCGCTCGGTGATTGAGCCAGtgctttttctctttccgTTCTTTCCTTCGTTATCTCTATCCATCtctgtcttcttctatACCACAACCTCTTCCaagcttccactttgaTCTCCGATTTCGCAAATACCCTTGCACGGGTATGCACTTGTACGACAAGATCTTGCTTGAGCAACCACAGAAGAGCAGACATGTACTTTTCCCTCGTGGCGTGATCCGGATCAGGGTTAGGGATCACCTTTCGAAATGGAAcgggggagagggagataGCCGAGATGAACCTTGGGAATGGAGGCAAGTTTGGGAAATCTCGGGCAAAACGTGCGGTGTACTGGTCGAAAGAGGAATTGTGTTCGTCGATGGTGGTGGGCATGACAACTGTACGGAGACGAGGGTTGACGACGTCAATAAGGATGGCTCTTTTGGATTGAACGAGGTCTCTGGCAAGCGGGATGACAACGCCGTCAAGATCGTACCGCAGTAGATGCGCAATCTCATACAGTCTAACTGTTGTAAGCTCAGAACTACAGTGAAGGTTGATTGAACTCACGGCTTGGTGACGTCGCACGCTTCGATCAAAGTTCTCCTCAACACTGTCTCACTATCCTCAGTCACATTATCCTCAACAGTGATTTTCGACCCTCTCCTCGTTCTACTCTTCACTGGAGACTTCTTGCTGTCCAGggcatcatcatcatcgatCACCGCAGGCAATCCCACAATCCCAAAGAACAACGCTTCTTGGCTCTGATTTCTATCCTCGTCAATCAATAACAATGTCTGCCAAGGTTTCACGATCAACTCTggcctcttcatccccatcaCGGCCCCCCCTCCCCAATCATCTTCCCAATCGCTCAACGATTCCTCGCTATCCTTATCACTCAgcatctcctccatctctccccAGTGCGCCCAGGCCTCGTCTGTGTTGACGGGCTTGGGAGATAAGACAGTTTGGATTGTGATGTGTGCCAGACGGCTGGTGATAGTGGTAGGGAGATAAGAGTGCAAACCGTTAGCTGGCTGAGTACGAAGTTGGTGAAGACGAAGATAGAGGTAGTTGAGAGTGCGATCAATGTGGCTATGTGTTGCTGTCCAGCGACAGCACTCAGTGATTCCAACACCTAAAGAATGTTAGTGATGAATGCGGTATTATATGGATGATACTATGACGCACCCTCATTTAAGCATTTGTCCTTGTACTTGACGATCATCCAAGCTTCTCTGGCTACCAGATTACTCTCGCACTGCAGATTAAACGCAGCTGCTGTCCATTTAAATGCAATCTCCCTATAGATCTCATCATAGATGTCCATTGCCTGACTATGATGCTCGTCATGTGATCCTGTGCCCGGTTTCGGATCAGGTTTGTCAATGATGAGGACAAGATGAAACATTGTCAGATTGGGAACATCATCGTCTTTGTGGCTGGAATCACTTGAACGCTTTGCCTGAGTGATCGCAGAAGTATAAGCTTCGAACCCTTCATCGACGGTATCGAGATTGGTCATTGTTCCTCCTTGATCCCTCATCCGCCGTCCTCTAGAAGGTGCTCTTTCTTCCaattcatcttcatctggGGGAACTTCCCACTTCCCATCCGGGGAGGCACATACCGGATGTCCCAGAAAGACAACATTACCCACGCAAAGCTCGAATCGCCGGTTACACGCCGACCTTGGAGGCGTCAGCATATCCGCCAAAACTTCAAGAGGCCATCCCAAAGCGTAGTTGTACTGTGACTCAATAGCTAACCTTTTGGCATCTTTGTCAGCATGGTCGTTATTGCGATCAGCGCCGGTAATAGTAGCCGTAGTGGTACTTGTTGAGCCTCGTCTAGAGGCATCTAGTACTGATGGTTCGAGGTTACGCACACCTGATGCTCTTTGATCATCGTCGCCACTAGCTTGGCGATGGGCAACTTTTGTAGAACCAGTACCAGTAACATCATTGGCGCCGCTTGTCGTGGCCGGTTTCCACATGACCTCGAAATCACTTCCCTCATCCGAACTTGAATCGTCCTGCTCAGaatcctcatcttcataATCTGACCCGTTGGCTTCCTCCAGCGTATTCATATACCTCGCTCTTATATCGTCcgctttctttttccccttCCGATCCTTTCCAGTCTTGCTACTTCCTCGAGTAGACGGACCAAATAAAGACCGCCTTATAGAAGCATTTGAAGATAGATCATCGTATGGCCGCCTTCTCATACCAGCTCCACCTGCCCGTGGATGTTTATATTCAACATCTGCTTCTGTGGCTGTAAAGGTCGCAGATGGGTAGATAGGCTGGGCAAGGCGGACATTGGGAGAAGCCGGGTCAGGAGGATAGCGGAAAACGTGACGTCCgcgggaggaggatgtgacaagaaggagacCGAGGATATTTTCGGCCATTACTCGAGGGGATTATGAGAGCCGTATGGCGGTGGCCGTGGTAGATTCTCCGTTTTATTTAAATGACCTTTCAATGGAACTGTACTAAGATTATATACCATATTGGTGGTCATGCTTATGTATTGCTCAGCCTAGCTCTTCCAATGTCATGATGTCATCACATGAGGTTGAGGTTTGGGGGACTTAATATCGACCAGCGATTCGTAGAAACGTTCGTTCTTTAGAGCTACTATTATGAAGAGGTACAGCACCACACGCAATATCAGAAACGGCTTCTATGAGAACAAGCCACAGCATTGTGACACACATGGTGGCGGCTGTTCTCCAGGTCACGCCATTCACAATTGCATTgcctctcccttctttaGATGATGTAGCAATTAAAAAGATTCAACATTCCCAGCCTAACGGCCTGGACGTAGAGAATTTGGATGCTTTTTACATCATCGGAATGTTCAGAAAGGTGGAGGGTCTTCAAGTAGGTAAATGGAGAGCGCATTACAATGAACGATCCCACATTCGTGGCGTATACAGTTGTATAAACGGACGATCCGCTGCCAAAGACAAGAGACATAAATAGACTACCAAAACGGAAAGAACAGTATCTTACTTCCACGACTGGTTATATCATCCCTGTCTTATATGGCATTTTATCAGCGCTCCAGTATAATTAGATACCTAACTGACGGTCCAAGCCGTCCGAGAACACGATGGCAGCAAGTAAGTAAGATCCGGTCTGTTTCTTCCTGACGTACATCGAAACCACAAAACGTAGCCTTTAATTGCAAttcattttcatttttgTTAACCCGCTATCCGCTACCGAGCTAGACAAGATTCTACGCTATCCCACTAACTCCTTAAGCACCCTGCTCCTTGAGAGACTTCTCGTGCTTGGCCTTAACGTCCTCGATACCACCGACCATGTAGAAAGAGTTCTCAGAGATGTGGTCGTGCTTACCGGAGAGGATTTCCTCGAAAGCGTCGACAGTCTCCTTGAGGGGGACAAGTCGACCCTCAATACCGGTGAAGACCTGAGCGACGGCGAAAGGTTGAGACATGAATCGCTGGTTATAACGTCAGCCTTGATTCTCCTCCTGGCACTAGCTGAATACTAACCTGGATCTTTCGGGCACGCTCGACGGTCAACTTGTCCTCTTCGGACAACTCGTCCATACCAAGAATGGCAATGATATCCTGGAGGGACTTGTAAGATTGGAGGATTTGCTGAGTCTTGGTGGCAATCTCGTAGTGTCGCTGACCGACAACTCGGGGGTCGAGCATTCGGGACTTGGAGTCAAGAGGGTCGACGGCAGGGTAGATACCCAACTCGGCGATGGATCGAGACAACACAGTGGTGGCGTCCAAGTGCGCGAAGGTGGTGGCGGGGGCAGGGTCAGTCAAATCATCGGCAGGGACGTAGACGGCCTGGACGGAGGTAATGGAACCCTTCTTGGTGGTGGTACTAGGAAAAAAGTCAGATTTGCCTGAAATCACAGAAACTGCTACCTACATTCGCTCCTGCATACCACCCATATCGGTGGAAAGAGTGGGCTGGTAACCGACGGCAGAGGGGATACGACCGAGCAAGGCAGACACCTCGGAACCGGCCTGGGTGAATCGGAAAATGTTGTCAATGAAAAGCAACACATCCTGGCCTTCCTCGTCACGGAAGTACTCGGCAATGGTCAAACCAGTAAGAGCAACTCGGGCACGGGCTCCAGGGGGCTCGTTCATCTGACCGAAGActgaaagaaagaaaaagagttTCGGTCAGGGCCCACGTCATCGATTAATAGGTCAAAAAACTCACCAAGAGCGACCTTGGAGTCACCCTCAAGGTTGATGACACCAGTCTCCCTCATTTCGTGGTACAAGTCGTTACCCTCACGAGTTCGCTCACCGACACCAGTGAAGACAGAGTAACCACCGTGGGCCTTGGCAATATTGTTAATGAGCTCCTGAATAAGCACGGTCTTGCCGACACCGGCACCACCGAAAAGACCAATCTTTCCACCTCGAGCGTAGGGGGCGAGGAGGTCGACGACCTTGATACCAGTCTCGAGAATCTCAGCCTGGGTAGACTGGTCGACGAACTCGGGAGCGTCGGCGTGGATAGGGGCCTCCCTTACACCCTTGATGGGGCCACGCTGGTCAATGGGCTGACCAATAACGTTCATGATACGACTGCAAAACCATCAGTTTGGTCACCTTCTGTATGTAAGGCTTTCTACTTACCCGAGGGTCGCAGGACCGACGGGGATCTTGATGGGAGCACCAGTGTCAAGAACCTTCTGGCCTCGGACAAGACCATCGGTACCGTCCATGGCAATGCATCGGACAGTGTTCTCACCCAAGTGCTGAGCAACCTCAAGAACAAGTCGGCCACCCTCGGGAGCGGTCTGACCCTCACCAAACTGAACGTCGAGGGCGTTAAGGATAGGGGGGAGGTTGTCAGAGTCGAAGTGGACGTCAACGACGGCACCAATGACGGTCTTGATAGAACCAGTCTGGAGGCCAGCGGGAGTGGCGTAGGTGCGTGCAGCGTTGGCTGAAAAAGTCGAATTGTCAGTTAAACAGTTCCATCACCAACATCGCGCCTCGCCGGCCGAGAAAAACCGAAATCGTATCCCCGGACATGTCGACCTCGTCGACATTGCAAACCACCTCCAAACCGCCGAAAAAAGCGTTGCGAAATACTCACCAGCCTTGGCAGGAAGAGTGACCCtagaggaggaggcggcGAACTTGGGGACAATGTTCTTGGCCTGGTTGGCCGCGGTGTTGAACAAGGCGGCGTTGGCACGGGCGTTCTTCAACTGCTGGCCACCTCGCCTGGAGAGACGGATAGCGGAGCGGGAGACGAGGGTCATTATTTTAGGCTGAGCGGTGACGGATGGGGTGAGAAAAGGTTTtgggtggaagaagaggaaaagaagagaagagagaaggagagagatgcGAGGGGGCGAGGGGGGAGAGAGGGCCACGGAGGAAACCCTAAGGGTCACGGAGCGGCGTTTTGCCCTCGGCGTTTCCAGCCAGAAGACGTGTGGCGGAGCCCCCCGagcttctcttcctctttcctcgaGATTTCAGCAGGCCTTGTCTATGCATAGTCCAGCCACCCGCACACCATCAAAAGCTGACATCAACCATGCCTTCCTTCCCCACAAGACtattctccacctcctcccgACTGAGCGCAGAGTTCACCGTCGCGAACGCCACCCACATCCCAGCTTTCAACCTGCCCCCTGTTCTCTACCGGCGCATAGCAAAGCACATCAGCCAGCTTCGTGCAGCTGGTGAGACTACCCAAACCGTTTCCATTCCCAAcccctttctcctccaccgcAGCACCGGGAAGGCCACGTACGCAGCCAGGGACAGTTACTCATGGCACAAGCCTCAAATCTCCCCTCGTCGTCAAAAACAACTCCTCCAACTCTATCCTGCTGAAGAGCTCCCTGTCTCTGCTCTTAATCCCCAATCAGAAAAGAAATCAGTCGTTTGGGAAGACGGGACTATCGTGACTTGGGCTGGCAAGATCAAGCAAAAGACACAAAAGGTCAAGCAAGGACCATATGCGGGAAGGAAGATCATGTTCAAGGGACACCTGGacgagagaaagaggcCACAAAAGTTGGCAGAGAGGCAGGAAAGGCTGGATGGCATGTCAAAGAGAATAGCCGACTGGAGAAAGGTAAGCTGGATATGTATCCACAATCGGGATCAAAAGCTGACATCGTACCTTAGAACAAGGCGGACGAAAAAGTCAAGGGACGACCATCATTACCATTCTAAGCACATATGCATTCACATTTCACTGGTACAGTTGTTTGCTATCCTCCTAACAGCTTCCTCAACTCTTCTAGCGTTGGTGGTGCGATAGGCGACCTATATCGATGACATTAAGCCACCACTCTCCTTCGTAGAGCGCCGCAAAGTACTTGACATGACTCCTTGCTGATCCTATCCCCTCACCAAGCTCCATCAGTATCACCGCTCCAGGTGCCCTGaccttcttcctgcctTTCATGACCATGATTGCTAACCTCACAACGGGTAAGTCTTGTGCTTCGTCAACTGCCTCCAAACTTTTTCAAGTCTAGATTTGTACGCTCTTTCATCACGCATTTTGATTTCTTCAGCAAACAACCCTCTGCGTATGCGTGTCAAATTCCGAGCGGGAGAGGGCGCATCCTCCCGCACTCCCAATCACTTCCACTAGACGGCCCCTAACATCTCGCCAAGGCACCTCTTCCGTCTATCCGGTTTATCTTGACTtgttcctcatcatcttctttgacATAATCCTACGGTTGAGATACCGCCCAATCTTCCCAGCCGTACCAATATTGGCTTGCAACATtctccatccccttctccacccCACTATTTAGATGAACGACCATCCCCCACCCCTCTATGCCCTATTTCTCCTCCACGACCAGGTACCAGGAAAAGCGCACAAACTTCCCTCTTTTTGTCCTTCGATACCCCTaccttcatctccctcccCATCGAATGACAAAGCTCAAATGACTCCTTCGCAGGGACATGACCATCCTCTCTAAAGCGAGAAACACCTCCTAGTCATCGTAAGGTGTACCAGCCTTGACCAAAGCTGGTCGGAACTATCGGGCATGATGTGTAAGCCTCGGCGGAGATGGGGGAGGGGGTTGCGGAGATGGGTAAAATCTGCATGAATTCAGAGGAATTGTGCGGGACGTGGCGCGATAGAGCGTTATGGCTGGAGGGGAATGAGTTTGAAAGACTTGCTATGGGaacgaggatgaggatgaaggggacAGGGAAAGAACAGCGAGATCGGAAGGCTCATTGAAGGGTGTACGGCGAGTGGTCAGGTAATTAAATGGGACCAATCAAGGTAAAGCAGCCTTGAAGTTCATACCGCGTATGAGTGCATGTAAAAGAGGTCCGCACAGGAGAAGTGCGTATGAGTAGTATAGAGCCATGTCCGGGAGATCTGTTCAGTAATGAAGGATCTTCGCGCAGACGTGCTATACATCTCAAAAAGGTGCCCCCCGCCATCACTGCTCACGGCGTACTACTCATACGTGAGCTCTCCCCTGCTTGCGGGCACCAAGCTAATTTGACGACCTGCGCAACCATCTGCCATACGCACTACTTGTAGAAATCGTGCCACGTTTGTCCGGCGTCGGGTCGCGAGTGATTCCAGCTGTGGGAGAACGTAAAGGCCTACGTATGTACCTTCCCAAAATATCCGATGTGCCGATGACATGAAAAGATTGCTGGCAAATACGGTCAAAAGTCAGCCACCTACCATCGATGCATCAGGTACTTATGTACATCTCCATCGCTCAATTCGTCCTTaatcttccatctcctcatctggCCGATTCCAATCATCATGCACCGCAATTACTAAACCGTTAACCATAACGGCATCGCCCATTCAGGCCTACGTACGCTGCacaacctccaccttcacggttcttgttcttcctcgctTCTTCGTTCGTTATCGTGACATCATTGCCTTCCATGTTACTACTCATAGGATAATTCATGTGAAAACGGTTCACAATTGAAATGCCTGTTCCATGAGGCCTCTTTACAAGTACCCTGACAAGCAAATATTCCTTCACTTCTTGGCCACTCCGTTAATTCACCCTcctctttcatcctctttctcACGAAGTAACATGAACAGACCGAAAATAACATGAGGCCCAAGGTAGCATTTGTGGTTCTCTTGTGCCTCTGCAAAGCGGTCGCAGTGCCTCGTGCTGTGAGGGTGGATGTGGAGGACGAACATAGGCTGGTGAAGAGACAGCAGGGTACTGGAACATCTGATGGTGAACTTCTCATGTTCTTCTTGTAGATGCTTGCAGGACTGACAGATGACAGCCTCCAGTTCTCAGGCTGCACCTTCGGACACAGGGTAAGTCCACTTTTTATTATAAATCCTGAAGATGATCACCTCATCCGAATGGGATTCTATCGTCAGTCAGAGTAGTGTATTGATCACAACACCTGTCGATTCATCGTCTACTGCTCCGGCCTCTTCTGTTTTACTATCTTCTGTATCGACCTCGTGAGTAATTGCTGTGCATTATGGTGATGGGGATTTGTGTTGATTGCGATCGGGCATTGTAGCGATGTTGGATCTTCTACTGTATCATTAACGATTGAATCAACGTCTGTTACGTCCTCTACGACTGCTTTATCTAACGAACCATCATCGGCACTCCCATCGTCTGACGATCCACCTACGTCTTCTATGTCTTCTACGGCCGCACCTACGTCTAATGAACCATCCACGACATCATCACCTGAACCGTCTATCCAactttcttcatctcccacTTCCAAACCTTCCTCGTCTTTCTCTCCCCAACTttcaccatcttcctctcccgAATCTTCCATTATTGTTGCATCGAGTAGCTCGGCACCCGCGTCATCCGAAGCAACCACTTCACCCGAGCAAAACAGCGCGGAGCCCAGTACAAGTGCGGCTGAAAGCTCTGCTGGACAAAGTGTTCAACCATCTACATCGCCTTCAGCGACACCCAGTGTTTCGCCATCTTCGGTATCTCCGTCGGCAGCCT from Cryptococcus decagattii chromosome 6, complete sequence harbors:
- a CDS encoding ATP synthase subunit beta, mitochondrial, with product MTLVSRSAIRLSRRGGQQLKNARANAALFNTAANQAKNIVPKFAASSSRVTLPAKAANAARTYATPAGLQTGSIKTVIGAVVDVHFDSDNLPPILNALDVQFGEGQTAPEGGRLVLEVAQHLGENTVRCIAMDGTDGLVRGQKVLDTGAPIKIPVGPATLGRIMNVIGQPIDQRGPIKGVREAPIHADAPEFVDQSTQAEILETGIKVVDLLAPYARGGKIGLFGGAGVGKTVLIQELINNIAKAHGGYSVFTGVGERTREGNDLYHEMRETGVINLEGDSKVALVFGQMNEPPGARARVALTGLTIAEYFRDEEGQDVLLFIDNIFRFTQAGSEVSALLGRIPSAVGYQPTLSTDMGGMQERITTTKKGSITSVQAVYVPADDLTDPAPATTFAHLDATTVLSRSIAELGIYPAVDPLDSKSRMLDPRVVGQRHYEIATKTQQILQSYKSLQDIIAILGMDELSEEDKLTVERARKIQRFMSQPFAVAQVFTGIEGRLVPLKETVDAFEEILSGKHDHISENSFYMVGGIEDVKAKHEKSLKEQGA